A window of Candidatus Methylomirabilota bacterium contains these coding sequences:
- a CDS encoding phage tail sheath protein, whose product MAEMVLPGVYIEVRPEGLIVPGRVTVGNLGVVGTANKGPVGVSVILGSYTEAREQFGNYDSFGTPNELTLVRALELAYNHGATTVIAVRVASGTAAKADFKLSSSSGDCCRLTAKSEGGWGNEIEINVWDAEEDSFVSDEAHSGGGAITLTNTPIQSARNRISVFVDATKRTTLLNIVYNTGGPPALGGVDINTTTRALTFNAAEVPAAADKVTASYVVGKSDSRKITLRYRGAQEVYTVASGRDLAADIAKTSVLVDGTGLANQDEPPTKFSSDDDFQLFGTGANTRGDDGAVGANYNDGLEKLLNEPAHIIIAAGQDNSFGDELDAHCQQASTDLVKRDRIAVVGTALGATVDSIRGHNLDSDRVIFVAPGIKVTDAAATPPVEVTLPGAYAAAAVAGLLAGLSAHISPTNKTIHVGGLQRRYTAAELTQLVQSRVLALEERQGFRIVKGITTSSNTAWHQITTRRIVDFAKYGVRSAANPYIGRLNNERVRAALKATINSFLQEMVDDEMLVSYDLEVSATRDEEIKGIARVTLVLRPTFSIDFIKVTMFLF is encoded by the coding sequence ATGGCTGAGATGGTATTACCAGGCGTTTACATCGAGGTGCGACCCGAAGGGCTGATCGTGCCAGGTCGGGTGACAGTGGGCAACCTGGGCGTGGTTGGCACGGCCAACAAAGGCCCCGTCGGGGTATCCGTGATCTTAGGCAGTTACACCGAGGCGCGGGAGCAGTTTGGCAACTACGACTCCTTTGGGACGCCCAATGAGCTGACGCTGGTGCGCGCGCTGGAGTTGGCCTACAACCACGGGGCAACGACGGTCATTGCCGTGAGAGTAGCGTCTGGCACAGCCGCTAAAGCTGATTTCAAGTTGAGCTCGTCATCAGGCGATTGCTGCCGCCTAACTGCCAAATCAGAGGGGGGGTGGGGCAACGAGATCGAGATCAATGTCTGGGACGCTGAGGAGGACAGTTTTGTCAGCGACGAGGCGCATAGCGGGGGAGGTGCCATCACTTTAACCAACACACCCATTCAGAGCGCCCGCAACCGTATCTCGGTATTTGTAGACGCCACCAAACGGACCACGTTACTCAATATTGTTTACAACACCGGAGGACCCCCTGCCCTGGGTGGGGTAGATATCAATACGACTACACGGGCTCTCACATTCAATGCCGCAGAGGTCCCCGCGGCGGCGGACAAGGTGACGGCATCGTATGTCGTGGGCAAGAGCGACAGCAGAAAGATTACGCTGCGCTATCGCGGTGCACAAGAGGTGTACACCGTAGCCAGCGGACGGGATCTGGCAGCCGATATCGCAAAGACCTCGGTCTTGGTCGATGGGACCGGACTGGCCAACCAAGATGAGCCACCAACTAAATTTAGCAGTGACGATGACTTTCAACTCTTCGGTACGGGCGCCAACACGCGTGGCGACGACGGTGCAGTCGGAGCGAATTACAACGACGGGTTGGAGAAACTGCTGAATGAACCAGCCCACATCATCATCGCTGCGGGCCAGGACAACAGCTTTGGAGATGAACTGGACGCTCACTGCCAGCAGGCTTCGACCGACTTGGTTAAACGCGACCGGATTGCCGTGGTCGGCACAGCGCTCGGGGCCACCGTCGACTCAATCCGTGGCCATAACCTGGACAGCGACCGGGTTATCTTCGTTGCCCCCGGGATCAAGGTCACCGATGCGGCGGCAACACCACCGGTCGAGGTTACGTTACCTGGAGCCTACGCGGCCGCGGCCGTAGCGGGCTTGCTGGCCGGTCTTTCCGCTCATATCAGCCCGACCAACAAGACTATCCACGTGGGCGGGCTCCAACGGCGTTACACGGCTGCTGAGTTGACCCAACTCGTGCAGAGCCGGGTGCTGGCGCTGGAAGAGCGGCAAGGCTTCCGCATCGTCAAGGGTATCACCACGTCCTCCAACACCGCGTGGCACCAAATCACAACGCGCCGCATCGTGGACTTCGCCAAATACGGCGTACGCTCCGCCGCCAATCCGTATATCGGACGCTTGAACAACGAGCGGGTACGGGCGGCTCTGAAGGCCACCATCAACAGTTTTCTACAGGAGATGGTGGATGACGAGATGCTGGTGAGCTACGACTTGGAGGTCAGCGCTACTCGCGACGAAGAAATCAAGGGCATCGCTCGAGTGACCCTCGTGCTGCGGCCGACGTTCAGCATCGACTTTATCAAAGTCACCATGTTCTTATTCTGA